A single Sander lucioperca isolate FBNREF2018 chromosome 24, SLUC_FBN_1.2, whole genome shotgun sequence DNA region contains:
- the zgc:113142 gene encoding D-beta-hydroxybutyrate dehydrogenase, mitochondrial translates to MGIYCPTGSTIRHSSATVVHRHFTSMNTIFFTGQIIGVVSIFAVVFFVLAGLVSRLCRSHVQDGHGRAVLITGCDSGFGHQLARSLDQKGFVVFAGCLSPEGAGAQSLARQSSSNLRILQLDVTRDEDMQKAKKMVQENLPDKGLWAVVNNAGISDWAEIEWSTIEDFRNMVDINLFGSIRTTSAFLPLIREAKGRMVYMSSIFAFFNCLNMAAYSVSKRGLEAFADCLRVEMASFGVKVSIIQPGNFGQATNIVKMKTGLDIWEKLDDERKLIFNQQYIELANEYFMSTCSSGFKNSDMVIDAMLHAITSARPKRRYLLVSAADMFFFQLFPFLPTALTDAVFSLSSMYAKRKEMLYTKQERL, encoded by the exons ATGGGGATATATTGTCCAACCGGCAGCACTATCAGACACTCTTCAGCCACCGTGGTTCACAGACACTTCACCAGCATGAACACAATTTTCTTCACCGGCCAAATCATTGGCGTAGTCTCTATCTTCGCCGTCGTCTTCTTCGTCCTCGCCGGGCTGGTTTCCCGCCTCTGCCGCAGCCACGTGCAGGACGGCCACGGCCGCGCTGTGCTGATAACAGGCTGCGACAGCGGCTTCGGACACCAGCTGGCTCGGTCTCTGGACCAGAAAGGCTTTGTGGTGTTCGCTGGGTGTTTGTCTCCAGAGGGAGCCGGGGCCCAGAGCCTGGCCAGACAGAGCTCCAGTAATCTGAGAATCCTCCAGCTGGATGTCACCAGGGATGAAGACATGCAGAAGGCCAAGAAGATGGTCCAGGAGAACCTGCCAGACAAAG GCCTGTGGGCAGTTGTGAACAACGCTGGCATCTCCGACTGGGCCGAGATCGAATGGAGCACTATTGAAGATTTTCGCAACATGGTCGACATCAACCTGTTTGGCTCCATCAGGACCACGTCTGCATTTCTACCTTTGATTCGTGAAGCCAAAG GTCGGATGGTTTACATGTCGAGCATCTTTGCTTTCTTCAACTGCCTGAACATGGCAGCTTACAGTGTGTCAAAGAGAGGACTGGAGGCCTTTGCAGATTGCCTACGGGTTGAAATGGCCAGTTTTGGTGTGAAG GTCAGCATCATCCAGCCAGGTAACTTCGGCCAAGCCACCAACATCGTGAAGATGAAAACAGGTTTGGATATTTGGGAGAAATTAGACGATGAACGTAAGCTAATCTTCAACCAGCAGTACATCGAGCTGGCCAACGAGTACTTCATGTCAACATGCAGTTCAGGGTTCAAGAACAGCGACATGGTCATCGACGCCATGCTGCACGCCATCACGTCAGCTCGGCCTAAGCGCAGATACCTGCTGGTCTCAGCTGCCGATATGTTCTTCTTCCAGCTCTTCCCTTTCCTCCCCACCGCCCTCACCGACGCTGTGTTTTCGCTCAGCTCCATGTAcgctaaaagaaaagaaatgcttTACACTAAACAAGAGAGACTTTAG